The following are from one region of the Arthrobacter sp. TMP15 genome:
- the carA gene encoding glutamine-hydrolyzing carbamoyl-phosphate synthase small subunit: protein MSDAIMPTQALLVLEDGRTFRGSSYGAQGTALGEAVFTTGMTGYQETLTDPSYARQLIVQTAPHIGNTGVNKADNESARIWAAGYIVRDAARRPSNWRSEGTLDEELSAQNIVGIQGVDTRAITRHLRERGAMKAGIFSGADAARPETELLTEVQAQPSMEGLRLAEEVSCKEAYVVEPAQHGWTGETLFTIVALDLGMKAMTPARFAERGVRLHVLPATATFEEAQALNPDGVFISNGPGDPATADRQVGFVRSFLDAGVPYFGICFGNQILGRALGFGTYKLRYGHRGMNQPVLDRSTGKVEITSQNHGFAVDAPLDGPGQAPEDRFGRVEVSHISLNDHVVEGLSCLDIPAFSVQYHPEAAAGPHDAAYLFDRFINLMTKYKTAQSQTTQSQTTQSQEDK, encoded by the coding sequence ATGAGTGATGCAATCATGCCTACACAGGCACTTTTGGTCTTGGAAGATGGACGCACTTTCCGCGGCAGCAGCTACGGTGCTCAGGGCACGGCCCTGGGTGAGGCGGTCTTCACCACCGGAATGACCGGCTACCAGGAAACGTTGACAGACCCCTCTTACGCACGCCAGCTGATAGTGCAGACGGCACCTCACATAGGTAATACGGGTGTGAACAAAGCAGATAATGAGTCAGCCAGAATTTGGGCTGCGGGTTACATTGTCCGTGACGCGGCACGCCGCCCGTCCAACTGGCGCAGCGAAGGGACCCTCGATGAGGAACTGTCTGCGCAGAACATTGTTGGCATTCAAGGAGTAGACACTCGCGCCATCACCCGGCACCTGCGTGAACGCGGTGCCATGAAGGCCGGTATTTTCTCCGGTGCCGATGCAGCGCGTCCTGAGACTGAACTCCTCACCGAAGTTCAGGCTCAGCCGTCCATGGAGGGCCTGCGCCTGGCCGAGGAGGTCAGTTGCAAGGAAGCGTACGTGGTTGAACCTGCCCAGCACGGCTGGACGGGGGAGACCCTCTTTACAATCGTTGCACTGGACCTTGGCATGAAGGCCATGACCCCTGCACGCTTCGCCGAGCGTGGGGTGCGCCTGCATGTCCTGCCCGCAACTGCCACTTTCGAAGAAGCCCAAGCGTTGAACCCGGATGGCGTGTTCATCTCCAATGGCCCCGGTGATCCAGCTACGGCCGACCGCCAGGTTGGCTTTGTCCGTAGCTTCCTGGACGCTGGGGTGCCGTACTTTGGCATCTGCTTTGGAAACCAAATTCTGGGACGCGCCCTGGGCTTTGGCACCTACAAGTTGCGCTACGGACACCGTGGCATGAACCAGCCGGTTCTGGACCGCAGCACTGGCAAGGTGGAAATCACCAGCCAAAACCACGGCTTCGCCGTGGACGCACCCCTTGACGGACCTGGCCAGGCGCCCGAGGATCGTTTTGGCAGGGTTGAAGTTTCCCACATCAGCCTCAACGACCACGTGGTTGAAGGGCTGTCCTGCCTGGATATTCCAGCCTTCTCCGTGCAGTATCACCCGGAAGCCGCGGCCGGTCCACACGATGCCGCCTACCTGTTTGACAGGTTCATCAATCTCATGACTAAGTACAAAACCGCACAGAGCCAGACCACACAGAGCCAGACCACACAGAGCCAGGAAGACAAGTAA
- a CDS encoding dihydroorotase gives MTSTSYLIRSASLYGNTTADILISGGVITAVGADLGPDVVVGATVIEGDGLVALPGMVDLHTHLREPGREDAETVETGTRAAALGGFTAVHAMANSSPVADTAGVVEQVYTLGRESGWVDVRPVGAVTVGLAGKQLAELGAMADSRARVRVFSDDGICVSDPVMMRRALEYVKAFDGVIAQHAQEPRLTEGAQMNEGKVSADLGLAGWPAVAEESIIARDVLLAQHVDSRLHICHVSTAGSVEIIRWAKERGIKVTAEVTPHHLLLTEELVRSYNPVYKVNPPLRTGADVHALRAALADGTIDIVGTDHAPHPSEAKECEWAAAAMGMTGLETALSVVQETMIETGLMTWEDFARVTSTAPARIGQLTDQGRPLEVGEPANIVLVDPHARWNVDPKNMATKGRNSPFAGLVLPGKVAATFFHGHPTVLGSKLNTPYIHGAN, from the coding sequence ATGACTTCCACAAGTTATTTGATTCGTTCGGCTTCCCTGTACGGCAATACCACTGCCGACATCCTCATCAGCGGCGGCGTCATCACAGCCGTAGGAGCTGACCTTGGCCCCGACGTTGTGGTCGGTGCCACGGTTATTGAAGGCGACGGCCTCGTGGCGCTGCCGGGGATGGTTGACTTACACACTCATCTGCGCGAACCAGGCAGGGAAGACGCCGAGACTGTTGAAACGGGAACTCGTGCGGCAGCCCTGGGCGGCTTCACAGCAGTGCACGCCATGGCCAATAGTTCACCGGTTGCAGACACTGCTGGCGTTGTTGAACAGGTTTACACTTTGGGACGTGAATCTGGTTGGGTTGACGTGCGGCCGGTAGGGGCCGTAACAGTTGGGCTGGCTGGCAAGCAGCTTGCCGAGCTTGGCGCCATGGCGGACTCTAGGGCCAGAGTCAGGGTTTTCTCTGACGACGGTATTTGCGTCAGCGATCCAGTCATGATGCGCCGCGCTCTTGAATACGTGAAGGCGTTCGACGGCGTCATTGCCCAGCATGCGCAGGAGCCCCGCCTCACCGAGGGTGCCCAAATGAACGAGGGTAAAGTTTCTGCCGACCTGGGCCTGGCCGGCTGGCCAGCTGTGGCAGAAGAATCCATCATTGCCCGGGATGTTCTATTGGCTCAACATGTGGACTCGCGCCTCCACATATGTCACGTCTCAACAGCTGGCTCAGTAGAAATCATCCGCTGGGCCAAAGAGCGTGGCATTAAAGTCACCGCCGAGGTCACCCCCCACCACCTGCTTCTGACCGAAGAACTGGTCCGAAGCTACAACCCCGTCTATAAGGTCAACCCACCTTTGCGCACGGGCGCCGATGTCCACGCCCTGCGCGCAGCATTGGCCGATGGCACCATCGACATTGTAGGCACCGACCATGCTCCGCACCCCAGCGAAGCTAAGGAATGCGAGTGGGCCGCGGCGGCCATGGGCATGACGGGACTGGAAACAGCGTTGTCGGTAGTGCAGGAAACCATGATTGAGACAGGCCTAATGACGTGGGAAGACTTTGCCCGCGTCACCTCAACTGCACCTGCACGGATAGGTCAGCTCACTGACCAGGGCCGTCCGTTGGAAGTTGGGGAACCAGCCAATATTGTCTTGGTGGATCCGCATGCCCGATGGAACGTGGATCCGAAAAATATGGCTACGAAGGGACGTAATTCCCCCTTTGCCGGACTGGTTTTGCCCGGCAAGGTTGCTGCGACGTTCTTCCATGGGCACCCAACAGTCCTCGGAAGCAAACTGAACACCCCTTACATCCACGGAGCCAACTAG
- a CDS encoding aspartate carbamoyltransferase catalytic subunit, giving the protein MRHLLSTEELSRANAIQILDTAQEMSAVGEREIKKLPALRGRTVVNLFFEDSTRTRISFEAAAKRLSADVINFSAKGSSVSKGESLKDTAQTLEAMSADAVVIRHWASGAPARLANSGWIDAAVINAGDGTHAHPTQALLDAFTMRAHWAKLSGSASVGADLTGMRVLIVGDVLHSRVARSNVWLLHTLGAHVTLVAPPTLLPIGVEHWPCEVSYDLDATLESGVDAVMMLRVQAERMNASFFPSTQEYARRWGFDDARLARLDALNLKDTIIMHPGPMNRGLEISSAAADSPRSTVLAQVRNGVSVRMAALYLLLSGEMREEKIVPVLPWLSTNSSTIPSVKDHS; this is encoded by the coding sequence ATGAGGCACCTGCTGTCAACAGAGGAACTGAGCCGGGCGAACGCCATCCAGATCCTGGACACTGCACAGGAAATGTCTGCCGTTGGTGAGCGAGAAATTAAGAAGCTTCCGGCTCTGCGCGGCCGAACCGTGGTGAACTTATTTTTTGAAGACTCAACCCGCACACGCATTTCATTTGAAGCTGCGGCAAAGCGGCTTTCCGCCGACGTCATCAATTTTAGCGCCAAAGGTTCCTCAGTGTCTAAGGGTGAATCTCTCAAAGACACAGCCCAGACTCTGGAAGCCATGAGTGCTGACGCAGTTGTCATAAGGCACTGGGCCTCCGGCGCACCAGCAAGACTAGCCAACTCCGGGTGGATAGACGCAGCGGTGATCAACGCCGGGGATGGCACCCATGCCCACCCCACACAAGCATTGCTTGATGCCTTCACTATGCGGGCCCATTGGGCCAAACTCAGTGGCAGCGCATCTGTTGGAGCTGACTTGACGGGCATGCGGGTGCTCATCGTGGGGGATGTCCTGCACTCGCGCGTGGCGCGTTCCAATGTGTGGCTGCTGCACACCCTTGGTGCCCACGTCACTCTCGTGGCACCGCCCACCCTGCTCCCTATTGGAGTGGAGCATTGGCCCTGCGAGGTCAGCTACGACCTTGATGCAACGCTTGAGAGCGGAGTAGACGCAGTCATGATGCTACGGGTGCAGGCAGAGCGCATGAACGCCTCATTCTTCCCTTCCACGCAGGAGTATGCCCGCCGGTGGGGGTTCGACGACGCCCGCCTGGCCAGACTTGACGCGCTGAATCTCAAGGACACCATCATCATGCACCCCGGGCCGATGAACCGTGGCTTGGAAATCTCCTCTGCAGCCGCCGATTCTCCACGCTCAACGGTGCTTGCACAGGTACGCAACGGTGTCTCAGTACGCATGGCAGCCCTGTACTTGCTGCTGTCCGGGGAAATGCGTGAGGAAAAAATCGTGCCAGTTCTCCCGTGGCTTTCAACAAATTCAAGCACCATCCCGTCTGTAAAGGACCATTCATGA
- the pyrR gene encoding bifunctional pyr operon transcriptional regulator/uracil phosphoribosyltransferase PyrR, with protein MNNSSDEFEEVLQNSVPVAVSRVVLTAADIERALTRIAYEILEANKGAGNLLLLGIPRRGYPLAQRLATKLAASDPAVDPAAIVGQLDVTMFRDDLARHPTRAPQRTQLPASGIDGKTIVLVDDVLYSGRTIRAALDALVDLGRPRVVRLAVLVDRGHRELPIRADHVGKNLPTSSSEKVRVRLSEIDGGSVENDEVLIEAGA; from the coding sequence ATGAACAACTCCTCTGATGAGTTTGAGGAAGTTTTGCAAAACTCAGTGCCAGTCGCTGTGTCCCGTGTGGTTCTCACCGCAGCGGACATCGAGCGGGCACTGACTCGTATCGCCTATGAAATTCTTGAAGCCAACAAAGGTGCAGGGAACCTGTTGCTGCTGGGTATCCCGCGGCGAGGCTATCCTTTAGCCCAACGGTTGGCCACCAAATTGGCCGCCAGCGATCCCGCAGTGGATCCTGCCGCCATCGTAGGCCAATTGGACGTCACCATGTTTCGCGACGACCTGGCCCGGCACCCAACACGGGCCCCGCAAAGAACACAACTGCCCGCTTCGGGTATCGATGGAAAAACCATAGTCCTTGTGGATGACGTGCTGTACTCAGGTCGCACCATCCGTGCAGCCCTTGACGCGCTCGTCGATCTAGGCCGCCCTCGCGTTGTCAGACTCGCCGTGCTCGTTGACCGAGGACACCGTGAACTGCCCATCAGAGCAGACCATGTGGGCAAGAACCTTCCCACGTCTTCCAGCGAGAAGGTGCGTGTGCGGCTTTCTGAGATTGATGGTGGCAGCGTCGAAAATGACGAAGTGCTCATTGAGGCGGGCGCATGA
- a CDS encoding PrsW family intramembrane metalloprotease, whose amino-acid sequence MSEPGRWQPPAPGAPEQQYPQDPHGQPQYGHQQYAQQQYAQQQYAQPLPQGNQNFAQANAQGTALSHTSEYWVHHAPDPRRKKSPGAAVKVTNLILLCAFALITVITLAFFAISIGANVFLICGALALIPLSICVATLMWIDRWEPEPISALILGFCWGAGMAVITTLVVGSWVQPLLMSGASGADADMVGAVVQAPMVEELCKGAGVLLLFFLRRKTFDGPIDGVVYAGIVAAGFAFTENILYFGQALVETDGATGGLIAIFVLRGLMSPFAHVMFTATLGVCVGWAARNGGTSLVLGAWVVGLVPAMALHGLWNGSSFLGANFFIVYIVLQVPLFILFILGVILLRRSEAKLTRKRLAEYVPSGWFTQQEVPMLATGGGRRRALTWSKTFSAAPLMKEFIRLATRLAFTRQRLLVDAKGGKRGAAAGRFVSGQALEMTLLNKIAAVRSDLLGRHAATVWNLQQLQAQQLQAHQQQNNWQPPVQ is encoded by the coding sequence ATGAGTGAACCAGGCCGATGGCAACCCCCCGCCCCAGGCGCCCCGGAGCAACAATATCCACAAGACCCGCATGGACAGCCACAATATGGACACCAGCAGTACGCCCAGCAACAGTATGCACAGCAACAGTATGCACAGCCGCTCCCCCAAGGGAACCAGAACTTCGCCCAAGCCAACGCGCAGGGAACTGCGCTAAGTCACACATCTGAGTATTGGGTCCACCACGCTCCCGATCCCCGCCGGAAAAAGTCACCGGGTGCAGCAGTGAAGGTGACAAACCTCATCTTACTGTGTGCCTTTGCACTCATAACCGTTATCACTTTGGCGTTCTTCGCCATTTCTATCGGTGCAAACGTGTTTTTGATCTGTGGTGCCCTCGCTTTGATTCCCCTTTCCATCTGTGTAGCCACACTGATGTGGATCGACAGGTGGGAACCAGAACCCATCTCCGCCCTGATCTTAGGTTTTTGTTGGGGTGCAGGCATGGCTGTTATTACCACCTTGGTGGTGGGCAGCTGGGTCCAGCCGCTGCTCATGAGTGGAGCGAGCGGAGCTGACGCCGACATGGTTGGCGCAGTGGTCCAAGCACCCATGGTTGAGGAACTCTGCAAAGGCGCAGGGGTGCTCTTGCTGTTCTTCTTACGACGGAAAACCTTTGACGGGCCTATCGATGGAGTTGTGTATGCCGGCATAGTCGCCGCTGGTTTCGCCTTTACCGAGAACATTCTTTACTTTGGCCAGGCCCTTGTAGAGACGGACGGGGCTACCGGTGGGCTCATTGCCATCTTTGTATTGCGCGGTCTCATGTCTCCCTTTGCGCACGTCATGTTTACAGCAACACTTGGTGTCTGTGTGGGCTGGGCGGCCCGCAACGGCGGCACTTCCCTGGTCTTGGGGGCTTGGGTAGTTGGTTTGGTTCCCGCCATGGCGTTGCACGGGTTGTGGAACGGCTCCTCATTCCTAGGCGCAAACTTCTTCATTGTTTATATAGTTCTTCAGGTGCCGCTGTTCATTTTGTTCATACTCGGTGTGATCCTCTTGCGTCGCAGCGAAGCCAAGCTGACGCGCAAACGGCTCGCCGAATACGTTCCGTCAGGCTGGTTCACCCAGCAGGAGGTGCCGATGCTCGCCACAGGAGGTGGCCGGCGTCGGGCGCTGACCTGGTCTAAAACATTCTCTGCAGCACCCCTTATGAAGGAATTCATCCGCCTCGCAACCAGGCTGGCCTTTACACGTCAACGACTACTTGTTGACGCCAAGGGCGGGAAGCGCGGCGCCGCGGCCGGTCGCTTCGTCTCCGGACAAGCACTTGAGATGACACTACTGAACAAGATCGCAGCAGTACGCAGCGACCTTCTGGGCCGGCATGCCGCCACCGTCTGGAACCTACAACAACTCCAAGCCCAACAATTGCAGGCGCATCAGCAGCAGAATAATTGGCAGCCACCTGTGCAATAG
- the nusB gene encoding transcription antitermination factor NusB has protein sequence MASSQPNTTGKPNSARSKARRRALDILFEAEQREVSAMSALTARREKTGQIINLYTVDLVEGVTAMAENIDEFLATYSQGWTLERMPAVDRIILRIGTWELLYNDDVPDGVAVSEAVELAKMLSTDESPQFVNGLLGRLQQIKPTLLA, from the coding sequence GTGGCAAGTAGTCAACCCAACACCACGGGCAAACCGAATTCAGCGCGAAGCAAGGCTCGACGCCGTGCTTTGGACATCCTGTTTGAGGCAGAGCAACGTGAAGTCAGTGCCATGTCTGCCCTGACGGCGCGCCGTGAAAAAACAGGTCAAATTATTAACCTCTACACAGTAGATTTGGTCGAGGGCGTCACAGCCATGGCCGAAAATATTGATGAGTTCCTAGCCACCTATTCCCAGGGCTGGACACTTGAGCGCATGCCCGCCGTGGACAGGATTATCTTGCGAATCGGTACTTGGGAACTGCTCTACAACGATGATGTCCCTGATGGTGTCGCAGTTAGCGAGGCAGTGGAGTTGGCCAAAATGCTCTCCACTGATGAGTCTCCCCAGTTCGTCAACGGCCTACTTGGGCGGCTTCAGCAGATCAAGCCGACTTTGCTTGCCTGA
- the efp gene encoding elongation factor P — MATTNDIKNGTVLKLEGQLWNVIEFQHVKPGKGGAFVRTKMRNILSGKVVDKTFNAGLKIETATVDRSDFQYLYQDGEDFVFMDNDNYDQLTVPGKTVGDATNFMLENLNVTIALYEGSPLYIELPPSVQLRITYTEPGLQGDRSSAGNKPATVETGFEIQVPLFVENNTLVKVDTRDGSYLGRVSE; from the coding sequence GTGGCAACGACTAACGACATTAAGAACGGCACTGTACTCAAACTTGAGGGACAGCTTTGGAACGTCATCGAGTTCCAGCACGTCAAGCCCGGCAAGGGCGGCGCTTTTGTCCGGACGAAGATGCGCAACATCCTCTCGGGAAAAGTAGTTGATAAGACATTCAACGCCGGGCTGAAGATTGAAACTGCAACCGTTGATCGCTCGGACTTCCAGTACCTGTACCAAGATGGCGAAGACTTCGTTTTCATGGACAACGACAACTATGACCAGCTCACCGTGCCGGGTAAAACCGTTGGCGATGCCACCAACTTCATGCTTGAAAACCTCAACGTGACCATCGCACTGTACGAAGGTTCCCCGTTGTACATTGAGCTGCCACCGTCGGTTCAGTTGCGCATAACCTACACCGAGCCGGGTCTTCAGGGCGATCGGTCCTCCGCAGGCAACAAGCCCGCAACAGTTGAGACAGGCTTTGAAATCCAGGTTCCCTTGTTCGTTGAGAACAACACCTTGGTCAAGGTCGACACCCGTGACGGTAGCTACTTGGGACGTGTCAGCGAGTAG
- a CDS encoding tetratricopeptide repeat protein, which produces MDWPSAGFPGTAVNPQTLLPEVVDEDACNSALESSTDAGDKIFVLLARGLTAEAAEAAADARLIDPESIRLQVLDAEVLRATKNFDRAERVLRTILPTVAGTPMEPWVFQQLGKVHFSNGQFEAAAKNFATSLDLRVASGSDATAIYSATVSLTRALDLAERE; this is translated from the coding sequence ATGGACTGGCCCTCAGCAGGTTTCCCGGGCACCGCAGTGAACCCGCAGACACTGCTGCCCGAAGTGGTCGACGAGGACGCCTGCAATTCCGCGCTTGAGAGCTCCACTGACGCAGGAGATAAAATCTTCGTGTTGCTGGCCCGCGGACTCACTGCCGAGGCCGCCGAAGCCGCGGCAGATGCACGTCTGATTGACCCCGAATCAATTAGACTCCAGGTACTCGATGCCGAGGTCCTGCGTGCAACAAAGAACTTTGATAGAGCCGAAAGAGTCCTGCGCACCATTCTGCCCACAGTTGCCGGGACACCCATGGAACCGTGGGTATTTCAACAACTGGGAAAGGTGCACTTCAGTAACGGACAGTTTGAAGCCGCTGCCAAAAACTTTGCCACCTCCCTTGATCTTCGCGTGGCGTCAGGTTCGGACGCGACGGCAATTTACTCGGCAACGGTCTCGCTGACGCGCGCTTTGGACTTGGCCGAGAGGGAATAG
- the aroB gene encoding 3-dehydroquinate synthase, with protein sequence MNTENTVHPAESEPVASAEIPAGPGSTNTIIKVTGALPQENYDVVVGRGLLAQLPALLGERVKKVLVIHPRALRLTGDTVRDDLEGAGYTTLTAEIPDAEEGKHIQVASFCWEVLGKNDFTRSDAVVAVGGGAVTDLAGFVAATWLRGVKVVHLPTSLLGMVDAAVGGKTGINTAEGKNLVGSFHPPAGVLVDLDTLDTLPPNELISGMAEVIKCGFIADPVILELIEANPEAVKDPKSPVLRELIERAIAVKAKVVSEDLKESGVREILNYGHTLGHAIELTERYSWRHGAAVSVGMMFAAELARSVGRLSDEDADRHRSILELLGLPLSYRRDRWQALLDAMRRDKKTRGDLLRFVVLDGVGKPGILDVPDASLLFAAYQEIAS encoded by the coding sequence ATGAACACTGAGAACACCGTGCACCCTGCCGAGTCAGAACCTGTAGCTAGTGCAGAGATCCCAGCTGGCCCCGGTTCCACCAATACCATCATCAAAGTTACCGGGGCCTTGCCCCAAGAAAACTACGACGTTGTTGTAGGGCGCGGGCTGTTGGCACAGTTGCCGGCACTGCTGGGTGAACGGGTAAAAAAAGTTCTGGTGATTCACCCTCGCGCATTGCGCCTGACAGGTGACACGGTTCGTGATGACTTGGAAGGCGCCGGCTACACCACACTGACGGCAGAAATTCCTGATGCGGAAGAAGGTAAACACATCCAAGTTGCCTCCTTCTGCTGGGAAGTTCTAGGCAAAAACGATTTCACCCGCTCTGACGCTGTTGTCGCTGTGGGTGGAGGGGCTGTCACCGATCTTGCAGGTTTCGTTGCCGCCACATGGTTGCGCGGAGTGAAAGTTGTCCACCTGCCTACCTCCCTGTTGGGAATGGTTGATGCTGCTGTGGGTGGCAAGACTGGCATAAATACGGCAGAAGGCAAGAACCTGGTTGGTTCTTTCCACCCGCCAGCAGGGGTCCTCGTTGACTTGGACACCCTCGATACGTTGCCCCCGAATGAGCTGATTTCAGGAATGGCAGAAGTCATTAAATGCGGGTTCATTGCAGACCCTGTGATCCTGGAATTGATCGAGGCCAACCCGGAGGCAGTCAAGGATCCCAAGTCGCCGGTTCTTCGCGAGCTCATTGAACGTGCCATCGCCGTGAAAGCGAAAGTTGTTTCCGAGGACCTAAAAGAGTCCGGGGTACGGGAGATCCTCAATTATGGCCACACCCTGGGCCACGCCATTGAGCTAACAGAGCGTTACTCTTGGCGCCACGGTGCGGCAGTGTCGGTAGGCATGATGTTCGCTGCCGAGCTAGCCCGCAGCGTCGGTCGCCTCAGCGATGAGGACGCCGACCGTCACCGCTCCATCCTTGAACTCTTAGGGCTACCCCTGAGCTACCGCAGGGACCGCTGGCAGGCACTCCTGGATGCCATGCGCAGGGACAAGAAGACCCGAGGGGATCTGCTGCGCTTTGTTGTGCTCGACGGCGTTGGCAAGCCAGGAATCCTAGATGTCCCTGATGCTTCCTTGTTGTTTGCCGCCTACCAAGAGATTGCTTCCTAG
- a CDS encoding shikimate kinase: MATGKEPVGTPDFTPQRPIVIIGPMAVGKSVIGAELARVLRLDFVDSDHKIVAKHGPVPRIFAAKGEHHFRQLEARAIAEVLDSQKPATKSVVLSLGGGAVLDSGTQQLLAGATVVYLSADLATVRERITRNTGRPLLAADPVATWQRLATARGPVYERLANINLNVSNSNVPQLVARLIHLLAAESRKENL; the protein is encoded by the coding sequence ATGGCAACGGGCAAGGAGCCGGTTGGGACGCCGGACTTCACGCCCCAGCGGCCCATAGTCATTATTGGGCCCATGGCCGTTGGGAAATCGGTGATAGGCGCAGAGCTTGCTCGTGTGTTGAGGCTGGACTTTGTTGATTCGGACCACAAAATTGTTGCTAAGCACGGTCCCGTCCCACGAATTTTTGCGGCGAAGGGTGAACATCACTTCAGGCAGCTGGAAGCGAGGGCTATTGCGGAGGTTTTAGACTCCCAGAAGCCTGCAACAAAGTCAGTTGTCCTGTCCCTTGGCGGGGGTGCGGTTCTAGACTCTGGGACGCAACAATTACTCGCCGGGGCCACTGTGGTCTACCTCAGTGCCGATCTGGCAACTGTAAGGGAGCGAATAACGCGCAACACCGGACGCCCGCTTCTCGCCGCCGACCCGGTGGCAACCTGGCAGCGCCTGGCCACCGCACGCGGGCCCGTCTATGAACGCCTGGCAAATATCAACCTAAATGTTAGCAATTCAAATGTGCCACAGCTTGTTGCGCGGCTGATCCACCTGTTGGCAGCAGAATCAAGGAAAGAGAATCTGTAA
- the aroC gene encoding chorismate synthase — MLRWLTAGESHGPALVGIIEGVPAGVELTSVHIREALARRRLGYGRGARMKFEQDVVTILGGVRHGLTQGGPIAIQIANSEWPKWEQIMSADPVDAGELQGQARNAPLTRPRPGHADFTGMQKYAFDEARPVLERASARETATRVALGVVAGQMLAAVGVRLISHTVQIAGVSSPDTAALPGFADVGALDADPLRCFDAATSAAMVQEVDTAQKQGETLGGVVEVLAYGLPPGLGSYVHWDRRLDSRLAGALMGIQAIKGVEVGDGFATAARRGSAAHDEMVHDENGRIVRTSNRAGGIEGGMSIGDVLRVRAAMKPIATVPRALKTVDVATGKAAKAHHQRSDVCAVPAAGVVAEAMTALVLAEALVEKFGGDSMAETKRNMESFLAAIPSNLDTQGH; from the coding sequence ATGTTGCGTTGGTTGACCGCCGGAGAATCACATGGCCCGGCCCTTGTCGGAATTATTGAAGGCGTGCCTGCCGGTGTGGAGCTTACGAGCGTCCACATCCGTGAGGCACTCGCCCGTCGTCGTCTGGGCTACGGCCGTGGTGCGAGGATGAAGTTTGAGCAGGACGTTGTCACCATTTTGGGCGGAGTCCGACACGGTCTGACACAAGGCGGGCCCATCGCCATCCAGATCGCTAACTCCGAATGGCCCAAGTGGGAACAGATCATGTCAGCGGATCCTGTAGATGCTGGCGAACTTCAGGGTCAGGCCCGCAATGCCCCGTTGACTCGCCCTCGCCCAGGTCACGCCGACTTTACCGGCATGCAAAAGTACGCCTTCGATGAGGCGCGACCGGTGTTGGAGCGTGCCAGCGCCCGTGAAACCGCAACCCGCGTTGCCCTTGGTGTTGTTGCGGGACAAATGTTGGCCGCAGTTGGTGTGAGACTTATCAGCCATACAGTCCAAATCGCCGGGGTTAGCTCACCGGACACTGCTGCCCTGCCCGGCTTTGCCGATGTTGGTGCACTTGATGCAGACCCACTGCGCTGCTTTGACGCAGCAACCTCAGCTGCCATGGTGCAGGAAGTGGATACCGCCCAAAAGCAGGGAGAAACCCTCGGCGGTGTTGTTGAAGTGTTGGCCTATGGGCTGCCCCCAGGACTTGGCAGCTATGTTCATTGGGACCGTCGCCTCGACTCCAGACTGGCGGGGGCCCTGATGGGTATCCAAGCCATCAAGGGAGTGGAAGTAGGTGACGGCTTTGCCACGGCAGCTCGCAGAGGATCCGCAGCACACGATGAGATGGTCCATGATGAGAACGGACGGATTGTGCGTACCTCAAACCGTGCCGGTGGCATCGAGGGTGGTATGAGTATCGGGGATGTGTTGCGCGTCCGTGCAGCAATGAAACCGATTGCGACGGTGCCGCGTGCCTTGAAAACCGTTGACGTCGCTACGGGGAAGGCTGCTAAGGCTCACCACCAGCGTTCCGATGTTTGTGCCGTGCCGGCTGCCGGAGTTGTGGCTGAGGCTATGACAGCCTTGGTTCTGGCAGAAGCACTTGTGGAAAAGTTTGGTGGAGACTCCATGGCAGAGACCAAGCGCAATATGGAGAGTTTCTTGGCAGCCATACCCTCGAATCTGGATACGCAGGGGCACTGA